From the genome of Nocardia mangyaensis:
CGTCGGCTGTGTCGACAACATCGGCCCGCAGGCGGGCAATATCGGCCGCACCATGTGGCTGACCGCCGGCTACCCCGAGGACGTCCCCGGCGTCACCGTCGACCGGCAGTGCGGTTCCAGCCAGCAAGCCATCAACTTCGGCGCGCAGGCCATCATGAGCGGCACCGCCGAGGTGATCGTGGCGGCGGGCGTGCAGAACATGAGCGCCATCCCGATCTCGGCCGCCATGCTCGCGGGCAAGGAGTACGGCTTCGATTCCCCGTTCGTCGGCGCCACCGGCTGGGACTCCCGCTACGGCACCGGCGAGGTCTCGCAGTTCCGCGGCGCCGAGCTGATCGCCGAGAAGTGGGGCATCACCCGCGAGGACATGGAGCGCTGGGCGCTGCGCAGCCACGAACGCGCCCGCGCCGCCATCGCCGGGGGCCGTTTCGAGGCCGAGATCGTGCCGGTCGGCGAGTTCACCGTGGACCAGGGTCCGCGCGAGACCAGCCTGGAGAAGATGGCGACCCTGCCGCCGCTGGGCGAGGGCAGCCCGCTCACCGCGGCGGTCGCCAGCCAGATCTCCGACGGCGCTTCGGCGACCCTGCTGGCTTCGGAGTGGGCCGTGCGGGAGTACGGACTGACCCCGCGTGCCCGCATCCACCACGTCAGCGCGCGCGGCGCCGATCCGATCTTCATGCTCAGTGCCCCGATTCCGGCGACCCAGTGGGCGCTGGAGAAGACCGGGTTGACCATCGACGACATCGACGTCATCGAGATCAACGAGGCGTTCGCGCCGGTGGTGCTGGCCTGGATCAAGGAGATCGGGGCCGATCCGGCGAAGGTGAACGTCAACGGTGGCGCCATCGCGCTGGGTCATCCGCTCGGCGCGACCGGCGCGAAGCTGTTCGCGACCCTGGTGCACGAGCTCGAGCGCGTCAACGGACGCTACGGCCTGCTCACCATCTGCGAGGGTGGCGGCACGGCGAACGTGACCATCATCGAGCGGCTCGGCGCGGCGGAGTAGCCGGCGGCGGTTGCCTGACCTTGCGAGCAATCGGTCGGTCGTCCAGACTGAAAGGTTGCTCGCCCCCGGTTTCGCGATAACACGTTGCCGCAGTGGGTAAGCCATGTGCTGAAGTGGTGCCGGATGGTGCCACTCGTGAAACAGGGACAGGAATTTCCGAATGGGTTACCCGCCACCGCCCAACCCGTACCAAGGTCAGCCGTATCCGGGCCGGCCGATGCACGGCCAGCCCTATCCGCAGGCGCAGCCGATGCCGGGTCAGCCGTACCCGCAGGGCCAGCCCTACCAGCAGCAGGGGCAGTCCTACCCGTACCAGCAGGGTGGACCGCAGTACGGTGCGCCGGGTGGTTACGGCCAGCCGCCTCGCCCGTCCGGCGGCAACGGCGGCAAGATCGCCCTCATCATCGGTGGCGCGGTCATCCTGATCGCCGTCGCGGTCGGCGCGTTGTTCGCGCTCGGTGGCGGCGGTTCGATCGGCGGTGGCGGCTATGACACCCCGCGCGCGGCGGCTCAGGCATGGGTCGACCAGAAGGGCGACCTCGAAAATCTGGTGTGTGCCGCCGATCGCGACGAGATCGCGAAGTACGAGAACCAGCCCACGCCGACCGGGGTTCCGTCCGGCGGCGACCTCCCGAAGACGACAACGACCTTGCGGAGCGTGGATGTCGCTTCCGGGAGCAAGTCCGGAACCTTCACCACGGCGATGAGCATGACGATTCTCGGCCAGCAGACCACCTCGACCGCGACCTATGACCTGGTCGAGGAGGGCGGAAGCTGGAAGGTGTGCGGAATTCTCGACCCGGACATCACGACGGAGTGAGCTGACGAGACGGCCCTCGGCGGGGCGCCGGGGGCCGTCGGCTCGTTCGCCACCAGAGGGTCACGACCTTCCATCGCTCGAGCATGCCGGGCACATCGCAGGGCGTCCAAGGACTGCGGACCGTCCCCGTGCCTCTGAGCGGATATCCCCTGTTCCCTACGATGAAGCGGTGAAGGTGCTCGGTGCGTGCCCGCTCGACTGCCCCGACGCGTGCTCGTGGGTGGTCACCGTCGAGGACGGAGTCGCGACCGGCTTGCGGGGGAACAAGGAACACCCGGTCACTCGCGGCGCGCTGTGCGTGAAGGTGAATCGGTACCTCGAGCAGGTGGGGGCGCCGGATCGGTTGCGGTATCCGATGCGACGGACCGGGCCGAAGGGATCGGGGCGATTCGAGCGGATCAGCTGGGACGACGCGCTCGACGAGATCGCGAACCGGCTCACCGGCATCATCGACGAGTTCGGCGGCGAGGCGGTCTGGCCGTTCCACGGCACCGGCAGCCTCGGCTATCTCCAGGGCATGGAGGGCTATCCCGGCCGACGGCTGTTCAACCTGCTCGGCGCCTCACACCATCGGCCGACCATCTGCTCGGTCGCGGGCAGCGCGGGTGTGCGCTACACCCTCGGCACCTCCGGTGGGATGGATCCCGAGGATCTCGCCCAATCGAGACTGATCCTGCTGTGGGGCACCAATCCGCTCAGCTCTGGCCACCATGTGTGGAAGTTCATCCAGGACAGCGGCGCCTACCTGGTCTCCATCGACCCGGTCCGCACCAAGACCTCCGAACGCTGCGACGAACACCTCGCGCCGCTGCCCGGTACCGATGCGGCGCTGGCTCTCGGCTTGCTGCACGTGATCGTCGCGCGAGGCGCCCAGGACGACGCCTTCATCGCCGAGCACACCGAGGGCTGGCCCGAATTCCGCGACCTCATCGCCGAATACACCCCGGAGCGGGTCGCCGCGATCACCGGACTCGCGGTCGAACAGATCGTCGGACTCGGTGAGCGCATCGCCCGCACCAGGCCCACCGCGATCCGTGCCTCTCAGGGCATGCAGCGGCACGCGGGCGGCGGCATGGCCCTGCGGGTGCTCGCCTGTCTGCCCGGCGTCACCGGCGACTGGGCGATTCCTGGTGGGGGCCTGCACTATTCGACGAGCGGGCACTTCCGCCTCGACCTCGCCGCCCTGGTCCGCGACGATCTCCTGCCGCATCCGGTGCGCACCCTGTCGATGACCAAGCTCGGCGAGAACCTGCTCGAGACCGAGAATCCGCCGGTCAAAGCGCTGTTCGTGATCGGAGCCAATCCGGTCGGCTCGAATCCGGACCAGCGCAGGGTGATCGAGGGGCTCTCCCGCGAAGACCTGTTCACCGTGGTCCTCGAGCATTTCGGCACCGACACCGTCGACTACGCCGACATCGTCCTGCCCGCCACCATGCAGCCCGAACACCTCGACGTACTCGCCGGATACGGCCACCTCTACCTGATCTGGAACGAGCCGGCCATCGAGCCGCCGGGCGAATGTCTTTCCACCACAGAGACTTTCCGCCGCCTCGCGCGCCGTCTCGGTCTCACCGAACCGGCCCTCTACGACTCCGACGACGAACTGATGCGGCAGTTGCTCACAGGCCACGATCTCGACCGGCTCCGGGCCGACGGCTTCCTGAAGGTCCAACCCGGACCCGTCCCCGCGGGCACACTGCAATTCGTCTCCGCGCGTGCCGAACTCGCCGGACATGACCCGCTGCCCGCCTACACCCCACCCGCTGATCCGGGCGACGGCCTCGTACTCATCTCCGCCGCCTCCCAGTATTTCCTGAACACCATCTTCGGCTCCAATCCCGAATTGCGGCGCCGCGCAGGCGAGTCCCGCATCACCCTGCACCCCGACGACGCGGCCGCCCGCGGCATCACCGACGGCGCCCCGGTCCGCGTCGCCAACGCCCGAGGCTCCTTCGACTCCATCGCCGAGATCTCCGATCGCGTCCGCCCCGGCGTCGCCGCCACTCCCAAGGGCCGCTGGGCCAAATTCTCCGGCGGCGCCACCGTCAACGCCACCATCGCCGAACGCGATGCCGACTACGGCGGCGGTGCGGTCTTCCACGACAACCGCGTCGAGGTGTATCCGCGGTGATTCCCGGAGCGCGGTGGTCACTTCACGCTCAGCGTGTGCCGTCTGGCTCCACGGCGGAGGAAACCGAAGCGGTCTGAACGAGAGAAGCGCCGGACCGGATGCGCACTTCGTGGGTGCTGCATCCGATCCGGCGCTCGGCCGCCCAGTGTGCTGACAGTGGCTTGTCGTCAGCGGGGGTCGACGACCGGTTCGGTGGTGAGTGCCGCGACGGCGGTGATCCGCTCGACGGCGTCGGTGACGATCTGGTCGATCAGCTCGGCCACGGTCGGCAAGCTGTCGATGATGCCGGTGACCTGGCCCGCGGGCAGCACGCCCGCGTCGGTGCGGCCCTCGACCAGACCGGCCTTGGTGAGCATGGCCGAGTTCGCCGCCATCACGACCTGCGACCAGGTGAGGTCCTTGGTCTTGCGCATGGCCAGGCCGTCACGCATCAGGGTCGACCACTTCATCCCGGTCATGGACTTGAACTTGGCCGCATTGCCCACCGCCGCCGACAACCCGCGCCAACCACCGGAATGCTCCAGCTTCTCGACCAATTCGGTGTTCAGCATCCGGTGCGGCATGCCGTCGACCTTCACCGACACCACCGTGTCACCCAGTCCGCGCGCCAGGTACTCCTGCTTCACGGCCTCGGGAACCGTGCTCTCCTGGGTGAGCAGGAAGCGGGTGCCCATCGCGACCCCGGCGGCACCATAGGACAGCGCGGCGGCGAGACCGCGCCCGTCGAAGAAGCCGCCCGCCGCGACCACCGGAATGTCGACCGCGTCGAGTACCGACGGCAGCAGCAGCGTGGTGGCGACCGGACCGGTGTGCCCACCGCCCTCGCCACCCTGCACGATCACCGCGTCGGCACCCCACGATGCCACCTTCACCGCGTGCTTGGCCGCACCGATCGAGGGAATCACCACCACACCGGCATCTTTGAGCCGGGCGATGAGCTCCTTCTTCGGCGCGAGCGCGAAGGACGCGACCCGCACCTGCTCCCGGATGAGCAGCTCGATGCGCTCGGTGGCATCGGTCGCGTCGGCGCGGATGTTCACGCCGAACGGCTTGTCGGTGAGCGACTTGGTCTTGGCGACCGCCGCTTCCAGCTCCTCGAAAGTCATGGTGGCCGAGGCGAGAATGCCGAGACCGCCCGCGTTCGCGGTGGCCGCGACCAGCCGAGGACCGGCGACCCAGCCCATCCCGGTCTGCACGACCGGATGTTCGATCCCGACCAGCTCGGTCAGCGGAGTCCGCAGTCGCGCGCTCACGCCGCCACTTCCTTCTCCCGGAAACCCTTGGGGTCGAGAACGGTTCGGATGATCCGCAACTCCTCCTCGGTCGGCAGCCGGGTCTCGCCCGCCTCGGCGAGCCCGGCGATCTCGAAGGAGGTGTTCTCGGCGACCTCGTCGGCGCCGACGCCCGGGTGCAGCGACAGCGCGCGCAGCGTGTGGTCGGGACCGTTGAAGTCGAACACGCCCAGATTCGTCACCACGCGATGCAGGTGATGGAATCGGTATGCCGGATTGTCGGGATCGACGCGGTCGTAACCGATTCCGGAGATGATGTCGACCTGGTCGACGAACACCCGCTTGGTGTGGCGCGGCACGAAGTAACTGGTGGCGTGGTTGATGGTGTTGCCCGGCGCGCCACGCACACCGAACATCTGCCGCTTCGGCTGCTGCAGCGGACCGAAGGCCGACAGGTTCTGATTGCCGAACCGGTCGATCTGATTCGCGCCCATCACCACATGCCGACGACCCGAGGCGACCACGTCGAACACCTTCGAGAACGGAATCCAGCCCTCCACCGGCGCTTTGGCCCCGATCGCGGGAACTTCGGCGAAGAACAGCGCCTCGCCGTCGGACAGCAGCAGGTCGGGTTCGAAGGTGAGCCGGGCCAGCCGCGCCCCGATGGTGGTGACCGTCGACATCGGGCTCGCCATGATCTCGCCCGCCCCACGGAAGATCTCCGCGGCAGCGACGACGCAGACTTCGGCACGGGTGACACTCATAGTTTCTGCTCCTCGGCGAAAGCGTGGACAGCGGCCTGGTATTCGGTCTCGGGCACATCGAGATAGCGGCCCTTGAACTCGGCCCAGGACTCCGGCGTCTGCGCGGCGGCCACATAGTGCTTCTGGAACTTCTCGTCGCGTCCGTAGCTGCCGGAGAAGGTGAAGTGCGCGCCACCGGGCGACTCCACCACGCCGTCGACCAGCATCCGGTTCAGGATGATCGCCTGCTGCGGAACGGCTTTCACCAGCTCCTCGGTCTCGACCAGACGATCGGCCGAGACATAGCGCCGCTCGGCGGCCAGACAGTAGAGGTCGTCGAAGTAGGGATCGACGCCGGTGTAGGCGGCATTGCCGTGCTTGTCGGCCAGATCCAGGTGCACGAACGCCGCGTCCAGATTCAGCGCGGGCATCGCCACCAGGGTCTCCACGCGCCCGTCGGCGGCGGGATACGGCGACGGGATGGTCGCGAGCTCGCCCTCCCAGAAGTCGAGCACCGCCGAACCGAGCCCGGCCCGGATCGGCAGGAACGGCAGCCGGGCCGCGGCCGCCTGCAGCCCGCACTTCACCATGCCCTCGTCCATCTCGCGCACGGTGATCGCGCCCTCGGTGCGCGCTTTGGCGAACCACGGATCGTAGAAGGGCGCCGAATCCAGCGAGACGAACCCGTAGTACGCCTTGCGGACCTTGCCCGCCGAGCACAGCAGCCCCAGATCGGGCCCACCGTAGGTCACCACGGTCAGGTCGGTGACATCGGAGCGCAGCAACGCGCGTACCAGCGCCATCGGCTTGCGCCGCGAACCCCAGCCGCCGATGCCGATCGTCATTCCGCTGCGCAGTTCGCCGACGACCTCGTCGAGCGTCATCCTCTTGTCGCGCATGGTGTCTACTTCTCCTTCTTCTGCGCGGCGAGATCGTCGTCGAAGCGCGCCCTGATCTCGTCGGCCACACCGGCGAGGTTGAGTTCCATCGTGAAGCCCTGTTCGTAGCGGTAGGACCGGTGCACGTCCTGCACATCGATGCCGTTGAGCGCGCGCTTGGCCGCCCGGATCACCCGGCCGTCCTTGTCCGCGATGTTCTTGGCGACCTCCATGGCGGCGGCATCGAGTTCGTCGCGCGGCACCACCTTGTAGACCGAACCGAAGTGGTGCAGCTGCTGGGCGGTGAGCTTGCCCGCGGTGTAGAACATGGTCCGCATCAGATGCTGGGGGACCAGTCGCGCCAGGTGGGTGGCCGCGCCGAGCGCGCCACGGTCCACCTCGGGCAGGCCGAAGGTGGCGTCGTCGGAGGCCACGATGACATCGGAGTTGCCGACCAGGCCGATGCCGCCGCCGAGGCAGAAGCCGTTGACCGCGGCGATCACCGGCACCTCGCAGTCGTAGACGGCGGCGAAGGCGTCGAAACAGCCGTGGTTGGCGCGGATCAGCGCCGTGTGGCCGACATCGGCGTTCATCTCCTTGATATCCACGCCGGCGTTGAAGCCGCGCCCCTCGGCGCGCAGCACGACCACGCGGGTCCGT
Proteins encoded in this window:
- a CDS encoding acetyl-CoA C-acetyltransferase codes for the protein MTDERRPYTPLRQAYVIDAVRTAVGKRGGALAEVHPADLGAAALRGLVERTGIDPAVVDDVIVGCVDNIGPQAGNIGRTMWLTAGYPEDVPGVTVDRQCGSSQQAINFGAQAIMSGTAEVIVAAGVQNMSAIPISAAMLAGKEYGFDSPFVGATGWDSRYGTGEVSQFRGAELIAEKWGITREDMERWALRSHERARAAIAGGRFEAEIVPVGEFTVDQGPRETSLEKMATLPPLGEGSPLTAAVASQISDGASATLLASEWAVREYGLTPRARIHHVSARGADPIFMLSAPIPATQWALEKTGLTIDDIDVIEINEAFAPVVLAWIKEIGADPAKVNVNGGAIALGHPLGATGAKLFATLVHELERVNGRYGLLTICEGGGTANVTIIERLGAAE
- a CDS encoding molybdopterin-containing oxidoreductase family protein, with translation MKVLGACPLDCPDACSWVVTVEDGVATGLRGNKEHPVTRGALCVKVNRYLEQVGAPDRLRYPMRRTGPKGSGRFERISWDDALDEIANRLTGIIDEFGGEAVWPFHGTGSLGYLQGMEGYPGRRLFNLLGASHHRPTICSVAGSAGVRYTLGTSGGMDPEDLAQSRLILLWGTNPLSSGHHVWKFIQDSGAYLVSIDPVRTKTSERCDEHLAPLPGTDAALALGLLHVIVARGAQDDAFIAEHTEGWPEFRDLIAEYTPERVAAITGLAVEQIVGLGERIARTRPTAIRASQGMQRHAGGGMALRVLACLPGVTGDWAIPGGGLHYSTSGHFRLDLAALVRDDLLPHPVRTLSMTKLGENLLETENPPVKALFVIGANPVGSNPDQRRVIEGLSREDLFTVVLEHFGTDTVDYADIVLPATMQPEHLDVLAGYGHLYLIWNEPAIEPPGECLSTTETFRRLARRLGLTEPALYDSDDELMRQLLTGHDLDRLRADGFLKVQPGPVPAGTLQFVSARAELAGHDPLPAYTPPADPGDGLVLISAASQYFLNTIFGSNPELRRRAGESRITLHPDDAAARGITDGAPVRVANARGSFDSIAEISDRVRPGVAATPKGRWAKFSGGATVNATIAERDADYGGGAVFHDNRVEVYPR
- a CDS encoding NAD(P)H-dependent flavin oxidoreductase, which encodes MSARLRTPLTELVGIEHPVVQTGMGWVAGPRLVAATANAGGLGILASATMTFEELEAAVAKTKSLTDKPFGVNIRADATDATERIELLIREQVRVASFALAPKKELIARLKDAGVVVIPSIGAAKHAVKVASWGADAVIVQGGEGGGHTGPVATTLLLPSVLDAVDIPVVAAGGFFDGRGLAAALSYGAAGVAMGTRFLLTQESTVPEAVKQEYLARGLGDTVVSVKVDGMPHRMLNTELVEKLEHSGGWRGLSAAVGNAAKFKSMTGMKWSTLMRDGLAMRKTKDLTWSQVVMAANSAMLTKAGLVEGRTDAGVLPAGQVTGIIDSLPTVAELIDQIVTDAVERITAVAALTTEPVVDPR
- a CDS encoding CoA-transferase subunit beta, whose amino-acid sequence is MSVTRAEVCVVAAAEIFRGAGEIMASPMSTVTTIGARLARLTFEPDLLLSDGEALFFAEVPAIGAKAPVEGWIPFSKVFDVVASGRRHVVMGANQIDRFGNQNLSAFGPLQQPKRQMFGVRGAPGNTINHATSYFVPRHTKRVFVDQVDIISGIGYDRVDPDNPAYRFHHLHRVVTNLGVFDFNGPDHTLRALSLHPGVGADEVAENTSFEIAGLAEAGETRLPTEEELRIIRTVLDPKGFREKEVAA
- a CDS encoding CoA transferase subunit A; the protein is MRDKRMTLDEVVGELRSGMTIGIGGWGSRRKPMALVRALLRSDVTDLTVVTYGGPDLGLLCSAGKVRKAYYGFVSLDSAPFYDPWFAKARTEGAITVREMDEGMVKCGLQAAAARLPFLPIRAGLGSAVLDFWEGELATIPSPYPAADGRVETLVAMPALNLDAAFVHLDLADKHGNAAYTGVDPYFDDLYCLAAERRYVSADRLVETEELVKAVPQQAIILNRMLVDGVVESPGGAHFTFSGSYGRDEKFQKHYVAAAQTPESWAEFKGRYLDVPETEYQAAVHAFAEEQKL
- a CDS encoding enoyl-CoA hydratase family protein codes for the protein MGIHRHTETEGVDVVTVDYPPVNALPSDGWFALADAVREAGRDQRTRVVVLRAEGRGFNAGVDIKEMNADVGHTALIRANHGCFDAFAAVYDCEVPVIAAVNGFCLGGGIGLVGNSDVIVASDDATFGLPEVDRGALGAATHLARLVPQHLMRTMFYTAGKLTAQQLHHFGSVYKVVPRDELDAAAMEVAKNIADKDGRVIRAAKRALNGIDVQDVHRSYRYEQGFTMELNLAGVADEIRARFDDDLAAQKKEK